The Borreliella andersonii genome has a segment encoding these proteins:
- the rsfS gene encoding ribosome silencing factor, with the protein MEDMLKVNDINDLCKIISDFNGIDVIGINVSNICNWTDFFIIATFVSFKQMEVLYADKIIKFFKEKKISLNVQGKGLVYDWTVVSGANLVIHLMSEKSREYYELEKIWSKGIIIYP; encoded by the coding sequence ATGGAAGATATGTTAAAAGTAAATGATATTAATGATTTATGTAAAATAATAAGTGATTTTAATGGAATTGATGTTATAGGTATTAATGTTAGTAATATTTGTAATTGGACTGATTTTTTTATAATAGCTACTTTTGTATCATTTAAGCAAATGGAAGTTTTATATGCTGATAAGATAATTAAATTTTTTAAAGAAAAAAAAATCAGTCTTAATGTTCAAGGAAAAGGGTTGGTTTATGACTGGACTGTTGTTTCGGGTGCAAATTTGGTAATTCATTTAATGAGTGAAAAATCTAGAGAATACTATGAGCTTGAAAAAATATGGTCCAAGGGAATCATTATTTATCCTTAA
- the rpoS gene encoding RNA polymerase sigma factor RpoS, whose protein sequence is MNIFSNEDLNIYLKSVREHKLITHEEEIKLAGQIQRGNAKAKNKMINANLRLVLKIIKRYAGKGLKIEDLIQEGNLGLIRAAEKYDPNKNTKFSTYASFWIKQSLQRALNTKTRLVKVPYRKENLILQINKYLTEEEKSPKKEEIMKRFNLSPAQYIKIIPYLEKEYSLDKEIEGSENSTLLNLYEDNSFNPEITLEQDSTLKHLNYILETKLNEKERYIIKKRYNLDNSPKKSTLKDISTELGISSETVRQIEKRVLKKLKEEIN, encoded by the coding sequence ATGAATATATTTAGTAATGAGGACTTGAACATATATTTAAAATCAGTAAGAGAACACAAGCTGATTACTCACGAAGAAGAAATTAAACTTGCAGGACAAATACAAAGAGGCAATGCCAAAGCAAAAAACAAAATGATAAATGCAAATTTGCGACTTGTTTTAAAAATAATAAAAAGATATGCTGGCAAAGGACTAAAAATTGAAGATTTAATTCAAGAAGGTAACTTGGGATTAATAAGAGCTGCTGAAAAATATGACCCAAATAAAAATACCAAATTTTCAACTTATGCATCATTCTGGATTAAGCAATCACTACAAAGAGCATTAAACACCAAAACCAGGCTAGTAAAAGTACCATACAGAAAAGAAAATCTAATACTACAAATAAATAAATATTTAACAGAAGAAGAAAAATCGCCCAAAAAAGAAGAAATAATGAAAAGATTCAACTTATCTCCTGCTCAGTATATAAAAATTATTCCCTATCTTGAAAAAGAATATTCTCTGGACAAAGAAATAGAAGGGTCTGAAAATTCAACACTCTTAAATCTATACGAGGATAATTCTTTTAACCCTGAAATTACCCTTGAACAAGATTCAACTCTAAAACATTTAAATTATATACTTGAAACAAAATTAAATGAAAAGGAAAGATATATAATCAAAAAAAGGTATAATCTAGACAATAGTCCCAAAAAAAGCACCTTAAAAGATATTTCAACAGAACTTGGAATATCATCAGAAACTGTAAGACAAATTGAAAAAAGGGTTCTTAAAAAACTAAAAGAAGAGATAAATTAA
- the obgE gene encoding GTPase ObgE yields the protein MYSFKDSVNITVVSGNGGSGCVSFLREKFNAKGGPDGGNGGNGGSVIFKVRENLSTLSFYKDGHVLCAENGKPGMGFRRSGANGKDLILFVPPNTEVYNENDKAFLCRLKNLNDEFVVLKGGRGGLGNWNFKTSVRRAPRFAQPGESGNSLSVRLELFLVADIGLVGLPNAGKSSLLNRITSAKSRVANYPFTTKIPHLGILRRSYDDLIIADIPGIIKGASFGVGLGTKFLKHIAKTKILALVIDVSEANFLESYSILLNELKSYSHKLFNKKKIVIANKLDLDGSEKNFDCLIKTLGKEKVIGISIYENIGIEELIKEFFILAKTF from the coding sequence TTGTATAGCTTTAAGGACTCTGTAAATATAACGGTAGTTTCGGGCAATGGTGGTTCTGGATGTGTTTCTTTTTTGAGGGAAAAGTTTAATGCAAAAGGTGGTCCAGATGGTGGAAATGGTGGGAATGGTGGGAGTGTAATTTTCAAGGTGAGAGAAAATCTTAGCACTTTATCTTTTTATAAAGATGGTCATGTGCTTTGTGCTGAAAATGGTAAACCTGGAATGGGTTTTAGAAGAAGTGGTGCTAATGGTAAAGATTTGATTCTTTTTGTTCCTCCAAATACAGAAGTTTATAATGAAAATGATAAAGCTTTTTTATGTAGGCTTAAAAATTTAAATGACGAATTTGTTGTTTTAAAAGGTGGCAGAGGGGGTCTTGGTAATTGGAATTTTAAGACTTCGGTTAGAAGGGCGCCAAGGTTTGCTCAACCGGGGGAATCAGGCAATAGTTTGAGTGTGCGTCTTGAACTTTTTTTGGTTGCAGACATTGGGCTTGTTGGCCTACCTAATGCTGGTAAATCTTCTCTTCTTAATAGAATAACCTCGGCAAAATCTAGGGTCGCAAATTATCCTTTTACAACAAAGATTCCTCATCTTGGCATTTTGAGGCGCTCTTATGATGATTTAATTATTGCAGATATTCCCGGAATAATTAAGGGCGCTAGCTTTGGAGTAGGACTTGGGACTAAATTTTTAAAACATATTGCTAAAACTAAAATTTTAGCTTTAGTTATTGATGTTTCTGAAGCAAATTTTTTAGAATCATACAGCATTCTTTTAAATGAATTAAAATCTTATAGCCATAAGCTTTTTAATAAAAAAAAAATTGTTATTGCTAACAAACTTGATTTGGATGGTTCTGAAAAAAATTTTGATTGCTTGATAAAAACTTTAGGAAAAGAAAAGGTTATTGGCATCTCTATTTACGAGAATATAGGAATTGAGGAACTTATTAAAGAATTTTTTATTTTGGCTAAAACTTTTTAA
- a CDS encoding DUF2147 domain-containing protein: MTRLFSKFFLFFCFAILLFANLEDSNKKDIVNKDNNPDFENEVLGYWVGYDDVSNIKNSVIYVYKYNGEVYGRILTVIKDGKEYDAKNPSGDTVVGFENLAIEGLDFMWGLKYSSSSKKWDRGRIIDPKNGKIYNSEMSVDSETGNLVTKGKVWIFGRSKIWTRAKDDEIPKLDLHNLVPAPPVKK, translated from the coding sequence ATGACTAGACTTTTTTCAAAGTTTTTTCTTTTTTTTTGTTTTGCAATTCTTTTATTTGCAAATTTAGAAGATTCAAATAAAAAGGACATTGTTAATAAGGATAATAACCCTGATTTTGAAAATGAAGTTTTAGGATATTGGGTTGGTTATGATGATGTGAGTAATATAAAAAATTCTGTTATTTATGTTTACAAATATAATGGAGAAGTTTATGGTCGAATTTTAACTGTAATAAAAGATGGCAAAGAATATGATGCTAAAAATCCTTCAGGAGACACTGTGGTTGGTTTTGAAAATCTTGCAATAGAGGGTCTTGATTTTATGTGGGGTCTTAAATATTCTTCTTCTTCTAAAAAGTGGGATAGGGGTAGAATAATAGATCCTAAAAACGGTAAAATTTATAATTCTGAGATGAGTGTTGATAGTGAAACTGGGAATCTTGTTACCAAGGGGAAAGTTTGGATTTTTGGCAGAAGCAAAATTTGGACAAGAGCTAAAGATGATGAAATACCAAAATTAGATTTGCACAATCTTGTTCCAGCGCCCCCTGTAAAAAAGTAA
- a CDS encoding LCP family protein: MRKDLIFLFLIVLIIAGVVIFFIRSSRKELVYFELNTKSNISFLFIIEDLNKNLVSMQEIFINMKTGNIGFLDIPIHTGYEDLKGNISWFKDLYKKNSFNKFLSKIYTQLSHESDYYIRFQKENFVKLIDYLGGVKLLVKNPVKIYNFEDSILIPSGTSNFDGDKAYDYLRYFNDVNQFEERVEFFKEFFKKFLFQISDFGIENDNFFRIYSMLDTNLSEVVFKYIVKNYKINNDKIISINIKGQEEIFKDNDNNLIKVVFPYYGGAILKESVEKLNKELVNEGVEEIVKIIVLNGTKVVGLAKKTANIFNSLKFKVLKFGNADKNSYESTLIINNSDNLEMAVRVGEAIKASNIKPISEVQTKRLLELDDLDINPDVIVILGDDFDGRYVKSK; this comes from the coding sequence TTGAGAAAAGATTTAATTTTTTTATTTTTAATTGTTCTGATAATAGCGGGTGTAGTAATTTTTTTTATTAGAAGCTCAAGAAAAGAGTTGGTTTATTTCGAGCTTAATACAAAGAGTAATATTAGTTTTTTGTTTATAATAGAAGATCTTAACAAAAACCTTGTAAGTATGCAAGAAATTTTTATTAACATGAAAACAGGAAATATTGGGTTTTTAGATATTCCAATTCATACTGGATATGAAGATTTAAAAGGGAATATATCTTGGTTTAAAGATCTTTATAAAAAAAATTCTTTTAATAAATTTTTATCTAAAATTTATACACAATTATCTCATGAATCGGATTATTATATTCGTTTTCAAAAAGAAAATTTTGTTAAACTTATTGACTACTTGGGGGGAGTTAAACTTCTTGTTAAAAATCCAGTAAAAATTTATAATTTCGAAGATTCTATTTTAATACCCTCTGGCACTTCTAATTTTGATGGTGATAAGGCGTATGATTATTTGAGATATTTTAATGATGTTAATCAGTTTGAAGAGAGAGTTGAATTTTTTAAAGAGTTTTTTAAAAAATTTCTTTTTCAAATTTCAGATTTTGGCATTGAAAATGACAATTTTTTTAGAATATATTCCATGTTAGATACTAACCTTTCAGAAGTTGTTTTTAAATACATTGTTAAAAATTATAAAATAAATAATGATAAAATTATTTCTATTAATATTAAAGGACAAGAAGAGATTTTTAAGGATAATGATAATAATTTGATAAAGGTGGTTTTTCCTTATTATGGGGGTGCTATTTTAAAAGAATCGGTGGAGAAATTAAATAAAGAGCTTGTTAATGAAGGTGTAGAAGAGATAGTAAAGATTATTGTTTTAAATGGAACAAAAGTTGTTGGGCTTGCAAAAAAAACAGCAAATATTTTTAATTCTTTAAAATTTAAAGTTTTAAAATTTGGCAATGCAGATAAAAATTCTTATGAAAGTACCCTGATTATAAATAATTCGGATAATTTAGAAATGGCTGTTAGGGTTGGAGAGGCTATTAAAGCTTCAAATATTAAGCCAATTTCTGAAGTTCAAACTAAAAGATTGTTAGAGCTTGATGATCTTGATATTAATCCTGATGTAATAGTTATTTTAGGAGATGATTTTGATGGAAGATATGTTAAAAGTAAATGA
- a CDS encoding rod-binding protein has product METKINSQNLINSQNLKFKNQINKINNFKNSIEIKKSFQKNKELRKASLEFEAMLIKQMLESMKKTLNKDQNLLNGGQVEEIFEDMLCEQRAKQIAQTQSFGLADLIYNQLQKK; this is encoded by the coding sequence ATGGAAACTAAAATTAATTCACAAAATTTAATTAATTCGCAAAATCTAAAATTTAAAAATCAAATAAATAAAATAAATAATTTTAAAAATTCTATAGAAATAAAAAAATCCTTTCAAAAAAACAAAGAACTCCGAAAAGCTTCTTTAGAATTTGAAGCTATGCTTATTAAGCAAATGCTTGAAAGTATGAAAAAAACTCTTAACAAAGATCAAAATTTGCTAAACGGAGGCCAAGTAGAAGAAATCTTTGAAGACATGCTTTGCGAACAAAGAGCAAAGCAAATAGCACAAACTCAAAGCTTTGGACTTGCCGATTTAATTTACAACCAATTACAAAAAAAATAA
- the flgG gene encoding flagellar basal-body rod protein FlgG → MMRALWTAASGMTAQQYNVDTIANNLSNVNTTGFKKIRAEFEDLIYQTQNRAGTPATENTLRPLGNQVGHGTKIAATQRIFEQGKMQSTNLLTDVAIEGDGFYKILMPDGTYAYTRDGSFKIDSNRELVTSQGYKVLPNIFFPEEYIQSSITISEQGIVSVKIDNSNEPIELGQIEISRFVNPAGLSAIGSNLFKETAGSGQEITGIPGSEGMGRLRQGILEMSNVSIAEEMVTMIVAQRAYEINSKAIQTSDNMLGIANNLKRQ, encoded by the coding sequence ATGATGAGAGCATTATGGACAGCAGCAAGCGGGATGACTGCCCAACAATATAATGTAGACACAATTGCCAACAATCTTTCAAATGTAAATACTACAGGATTTAAAAAAATAAGAGCAGAATTTGAAGATTTGATTTATCAGACGCAAAACAGAGCGGGAACTCCTGCAACTGAAAATACTTTAAGACCACTTGGAAATCAAGTCGGTCACGGAACAAAAATTGCCGCTACTCAAAGAATATTTGAACAAGGAAAAATGCAATCAACTAATTTACTCACTGATGTTGCCATTGAAGGAGATGGATTTTACAAAATTCTTATGCCCGATGGAACTTATGCATATACTAGAGACGGATCATTTAAAATCGATTCTAATCGAGAGCTTGTAACAAGCCAAGGATACAAAGTATTGCCTAATATATTTTTTCCAGAAGAATATATCCAAAGCTCAATTACAATATCTGAACAAGGAATAGTCTCAGTAAAAATTGATAACAGCAACGAACCAATAGAGCTTGGACAAATTGAAATATCAAGATTTGTTAACCCTGCAGGACTAAGTGCTATTGGAAGCAATTTATTTAAAGAAACAGCTGGATCAGGCCAAGAAATAACAGGAATACCGGGAAGTGAAGGGATGGGAAGACTAAGACAAGGAATACTTGAAATGTCAAATGTATCTATTGCTGAAGAAATGGTAACAATGATAGTAGCTCAAAGAGCTTATGAAATAAACTCAAAGGCTATTCAAACTTCTGACAATATGTTAGGAATTGCAAATAACTTAAAAAGGCAATAA
- the rplU gene encoding 50S ribosomal protein L21: MYALVEINGKQYKAIEGEFLKIDKISSIEKDKLEFNSVLLINKGGEVKIGKPYVVNSLIRCTYKEDKKDKKIISYRYRRRKSSERKVGHRQTYSYILVDEIVF; this comes from the coding sequence ATGTATGCACTGGTAGAAATAAATGGTAAGCAATATAAGGCTATTGAGGGTGAATTTTTAAAAATAGATAAAATTTCTTCTATTGAAAAAGATAAGTTGGAATTTAATAGCGTTTTGCTTATTAATAAAGGCGGAGAGGTTAAAATAGGAAAGCCTTATGTTGTAAATTCTCTTATTAGATGTACCTATAAAGAAGATAAAAAAGATAAAAAGATTATTTCTTACAGATACAGAAGAAGAAAATCAAGTGAGAGGAAAGTTGGGCACAGGCAAACCTATTCTTATATTTTGGTTGATGAAATAGTTTTTTAA
- a CDS encoding ribosomal-processing cysteine protease Prp: protein MINVLVKVKDDVIIYLLANGHAISKNNVNVVCSSFSFILRTFFSVLDLEGEAFVVKNSKRGYLEFKSFFKDLSKESLFYYSRFLIRGINDLCFEYPDDIKIVLEEN, encoded by the coding sequence TTGATTAATGTTTTAGTAAAAGTAAAAGACGATGTAATCATTTATCTTTTAGCCAATGGGCATGCTATAAGTAAGAATAACGTTAACGTTGTATGTTCTTCTTTTTCTTTTATTTTGAGAACTTTTTTTAGCGTTCTTGATCTTGAGGGTGAGGCTTTTGTTGTGAAAAATTCAAAAAGAGGTTATTTAGAATTTAAGTCCTTTTTTAAGGATTTGAGCAAAGAAAGTCTTTTTTATTATAGTAGGTTTTTAATTAGAGGCATAAATGATTTGTGCTTTGAGTATCCCGATGATATTAAAATAGTTTTGGAGGAAAATTAA
- the flgF gene encoding flagellar basal-body rod protein FlgF, whose product MVRGIYTAASGMMAERRKLDTVSNNLANIDLIGYKKDLSIQKAFPEMLIRRLNDDGLYKFPKGHLETAPVVGKLGTGVEENEIYTVFEQGPLKTTGNPLDLALTDKGFFVIQTSDGERYTRNGSFTIGKEGILVTKSGFPVLGEKGYIYLKKNNFKITPQGQIFHNSNFASDPKRLVSEYENSWENYELLDTIRIVNFENPRFLKKQGNSLWIDTKTSGKAQEIDISLRPKIETETLEASNVNAVNEMVLMIEINRAYEANQKTIQTEDSLLGKLINEIGKY is encoded by the coding sequence GTGGTAAGAGGAATTTATACAGCCGCCAGCGGAATGATGGCAGAAAGGCGCAAGCTTGATACAGTATCAAATAATTTGGCAAATATAGATCTTATTGGATACAAAAAGGATCTATCCATTCAAAAAGCATTCCCAGAAATGCTAATAAGAAGACTAAATGATGATGGACTTTATAAATTTCCCAAAGGACATCTTGAAACAGCTCCGGTTGTAGGCAAACTAGGAACAGGGGTTGAAGAAAATGAAATATACACAGTATTTGAACAAGGCCCATTAAAAACTACTGGCAATCCATTAGATCTAGCACTCACCGATAAAGGATTTTTCGTAATACAAACTTCAGATGGAGAGAGATATACAAGAAACGGTTCTTTTACTATTGGAAAAGAAGGAATACTTGTTACAAAAAGTGGATTTCCCGTTTTAGGAGAAAAAGGATATATATATCTTAAAAAAAATAATTTTAAAATAACACCTCAGGGGCAAATCTTTCACAATTCAAACTTTGCATCAGACCCCAAAAGACTAGTTAGTGAATATGAAAATTCCTGGGAAAATTATGAACTGCTTGATACCATTAGAATTGTAAATTTTGAAAATCCCAGATTTCTCAAAAAACAGGGAAATTCTTTATGGATCGATACAAAAACATCTGGCAAAGCACAAGAAATTGATATATCACTAAGGCCTAAAATAGAAACAGAAACACTTGAGGCTTCCAATGTCAATGCTGTTAACGAAATGGTTTTAATGATTGAAATTAATAGAGCTTATGAAGCTAATCAAAAAACAATACAAACCGAAGACAGCCTCTTAGGAAAATTAATAAATGAAATTGGAAAATATTAA
- a CDS encoding divergent polysaccharide deacetylase family protein has translation MFWSTCKSVVMNVYIKKPKFVIVIFIIISIVIAIAQVCASFFYFNNNSKIANAPLKNKFEKIQKESLITKNNKEDKKDKSKPKFYLIIDDVGYDEFMLEQFIKLNLKINYAIIPFLPKSMSLYKKLQNANKTVIIHFPMQSKHGNSIEKFHINIKDKKEKIHEKIEKAFKKYPDAKIMNNHMGSLITSNKNLMKIILEKLKEIDRYFFDSVTIAGSVPEIIGKEIGVKVEKRDVFLDNKDTEESVIKELEKAKNIARKNGVVKVIGHIWSKNTLKVLKKEEPNLNQEFEFENLLNLYEETIK, from the coding sequence ATGTTCTGGTCTACTTGTAAGTCAGTGGTCATGAATGTTTATATTAAAAAACCCAAGTTTGTTATTGTAATTTTTATTATAATTTCTATTGTTATTGCAATAGCTCAGGTATGTGCAAGTTTTTTCTATTTTAACAACAATTCAAAAATTGCAAATGCCCCACTTAAAAATAAGTTTGAAAAAATACAAAAAGAAAGCTTAATAACAAAAAACAACAAAGAAGATAAAAAAGATAAAAGCAAACCTAAGTTTTACTTAATCATCGATGACGTGGGTTATGATGAATTTATGTTAGAACAATTTATAAAACTTAATCTTAAAATAAATTATGCTATTATTCCATTTTTACCAAAATCAATGAGTCTATACAAAAAATTACAAAATGCTAACAAAACAGTAATTATACATTTCCCAATGCAATCAAAACATGGAAATTCAATAGAAAAATTTCATATAAACATAAAAGATAAAAAAGAAAAAATACACGAAAAAATCGAGAAAGCATTTAAAAAGTATCCTGATGCAAAAATAATGAATAACCATATGGGCAGTTTAATTACTTCAAATAAAAATTTGATGAAAATCATTTTAGAAAAGCTTAAAGAGATTGATAGATATTTTTTTGACAGTGTAACTATTGCAGGAAGCGTACCAGAAATAATAGGAAAAGAAATTGGAGTTAAAGTAGAAAAAAGAGACGTATTTCTTGACAACAAAGATACAGAAGAGTCCGTAATCAAGGAGCTTGAAAAAGCAAAAAATATTGCCAGAAAAAACGGAGTGGTAAAAGTAATTGGACACATTTGGTCTAAAAATACGCTAAAAGTCCTTAAAAAAGAAGAGCCTAATTTAAACCAGGAATTCGAATTTGAAAACTTATTAAATCTTTATGAGGAAACAATCAAATGA
- the spoVG gene encoding DNA-binding protein SpoVG, whose protein sequence is MDITDIRIKKVDSKNSGSKLLAYVAVTFDNCLVLHNIRVIKGQKGVFIAMPNRRTRVGEYKDIVHPISQDFRKALQTSIFKEYVKENPADLELELDF, encoded by the coding sequence GTGGATATTACAGACATAAGGATAAAGAAAGTTGACAGTAAAAATTCTGGTTCTAAATTATTAGCATATGTTGCAGTTACTTTTGATAACTGTTTGGTTCTTCATAATATTAGAGTTATTAAAGGGCAAAAGGGAGTATTTATTGCTATGCCTAACAGAAGAACTAGAGTCGGTGAATATAAAGACATTGTACATCCTATTAGTCAGGATTTTAGAAAAGCTTTGCAAACTTCTATTTTTAAGGAATATGTAAAAGAAAATCCAGCTGATCTTGAACTTGAATTAGATTTTTAG
- a CDS encoding adenine phosphoribosyltransferase: MKNKTEYYDQFILKIPDFPKKGVLFYDITSVLLKPEVYSSLINEVYSFYNFKKIDCIAVVESRGYLIGAPLSLKMQLPLVLIRKEGKLPREVFSEEYELEYGFGRIEVHKDDVRTYSNILLIDDILATGGTLKSSAVLLERAGGKVKDIFCFIELCGINGRQSLESYEVNSLVRYN, translated from the coding sequence ATGAAAAATAAAACAGAATATTATGATCAGTTTATTTTAAAAATACCCGATTTTCCTAAAAAGGGTGTTCTTTTTTATGATATAACTAGCGTTTTATTAAAACCCGAAGTTTATAGTTCATTAATAAATGAGGTATATTCTTTTTATAATTTCAAAAAGATTGATTGCATTGCGGTTGTTGAGTCTAGGGGATATTTGATAGGTGCTCCTTTGTCTTTAAAAATGCAACTACCTCTTGTTTTAATTCGAAAAGAGGGTAAATTGCCCAGAGAGGTTTTTAGTGAAGAGTATGAACTTGAATATGGTTTTGGGAGAATAGAGGTGCACAAAGATGATGTTAGAACGTATTCCAATATTCTTTTAATAGATGACATATTAGCTACCGGTGGAACTTTAAAGTCGTCTGCGGTTTTACTAGAGAGAGCTGGGGGCAAGGTCAAGGATATTTTTTGTTTTATTGAGCTTTGTGGTATTAATGGTAGACAAAGTCTTGAAAGTTATGAAGTCAATTCCCTTGTAAGGTATAATTAA
- the nadD gene encoding nicotinate (nicotinamide) nucleotide adenylyltransferase translates to MRIAILGGTYNPVHIGHIFLAKEVEYLLNIDRVIFIPTCNPAHKLIDEDVSVNNRIDMLKLALENEDKMFIDDCDIINGGITYTVDTISCVKKKYKNDKLFLIIGDDLFRNFDSWKEPQSIVSSVDLVVAHRIYKERLQSSFKHIYIDNKILPISSSEIRNRILNGFPVSYLLPFGVLKYIKDNNLYVKKVNV, encoded by the coding sequence ATGAGAATTGCAATATTAGGGGGCACTTATAATCCAGTCCATATTGGACATATTTTTTTGGCTAAAGAAGTAGAGTATTTATTAAATATTGATAGAGTGATATTTATTCCCACTTGCAATCCAGCTCATAAATTGATTGATGAGGATGTTAGCGTTAATAATAGAATAGATATGCTCAAGCTCGCATTAGAAAATGAAGATAAAATGTTTATAGATGATTGCGACATAATAAATGGTGGCATAACTTATACCGTTGATACTATTTCTTGTGTTAAAAAAAAATACAAAAACGATAAACTTTTTTTAATTATTGGTGATGATCTTTTTCGAAATTTTGATTCATGGAAAGAGCCCCAAAGTATTGTAAGCTCTGTTGATCTTGTTGTTGCTCACAGAATCTATAAAGAGAGACTTCAAAGTTCTTTTAAGCATATTTATATAGATAATAAAATATTACCGATTTCCTCATCAGAGATTAGGAATAGAATTCTAAATGGATTTCCCGTTAGCTATTTATTACCTTTTGGTGTGTTAAAATACATTAAAGATAATAATTTGTATGTTAAAAAGGTAAATGTTTGA
- a CDS encoding flagellar basal body P-ring protein FlgI: MNKLILVLITFATSLLAQTSKDSTGIKTEQSFNNSPSENVKLREIADIYPTNTNFLTGIGIVVGLAGKEDSIKQKDLIIKILEENNITNEIGSNNIESKNIALVNVSLQVKGNTVKGSKHKACIASILDSKDLTNGILLKTNLKNKEGEIIAIASGIIQTNNKSKGSGYTLDSVIINENQNINYSYNIILKKGNYTLINKIHKILTSKKINNKIKSDSTIEIEVKNISLLEKIENIKIETIPKILIDKKNGIILASENAKIGAFIFSIEKDDQNVLISKNNKITIQVHSMKLNEFILKNSNNLSNKELIQIIQAAQKINKLNGELILEEVDGN; this comes from the coding sequence ATGAACAAACTAATATTGGTATTAATTACATTTGCAACAAGTCTATTGGCCCAAACAAGCAAAGACTCAACAGGAATAAAAACAGAACAATCATTTAACAATAGTCCGTCTGAGAACGTAAAATTAAGAGAGATTGCTGATATTTATCCCACAAATACAAATTTTTTAACAGGTATTGGAATAGTAGTAGGGCTTGCTGGAAAAGAAGACTCCATAAAACAAAAAGACCTTATAATTAAAATTTTAGAAGAAAACAATATAACAAATGAAATAGGCTCTAATAACATAGAAAGTAAAAATATTGCATTAGTAAATGTCAGCCTCCAAGTAAAAGGCAATACAGTCAAAGGTTCAAAACATAAAGCTTGCATTGCATCAATATTAGACTCAAAAGATTTAACAAATGGAATACTTTTAAAAACAAATCTTAAAAATAAAGAGGGAGAAATAATAGCAATTGCATCGGGAATCATACAGACCAATAATAAGTCAAAAGGATCTGGATATACTCTAGATAGTGTAATAATAAATGAGAATCAAAATATTAACTACAGTTATAATATAATTCTTAAAAAAGGAAATTATACATTAATAAATAAAATTCATAAAATATTGACCTCTAAAAAAATCAACAACAAAATTAAATCGGACAGCACAATAGAAATAGAAGTAAAAAACATAAGCCTATTAGAAAAGATTGAAAATATTAAAATAGAAACTATCCCTAAGATATTAATAGACAAAAAAAATGGTATTATTCTAGCAAGTGAAAATGCAAAAATAGGCGCGTTTATATTTTCCATTGAAAAAGATGATCAAAATGTTTTAATAAGTAAAAATAATAAAATAACAATTCAAGTACACTCAATGAAATTAAATGAATTTATATTAAAAAATTCCAACAATCTTAGCAATAAAGAATTGATTCAAATAATTCAAGCTGCACAAAAAATCAATAAATTAAATGGGGAACTAATCTTGGAGGAAGTTGATGGAAACTAA
- the rpmA gene encoding 50S ribosomal protein L27 produces the protein MATSKSGGSSKNGRDSISKRLGVKRSGGQFVKAGEIIVRQRGTKFHKGKNVGLGRDYTIFALSSGKVEFKTVKGRKYVSIV, from the coding sequence ATGGCAACAAGTAAAAGTGGTGGTAGTTCAAAAAATGGACGAGATTCTATATCCAAGCGTCTTGGAGTTAAAAGAAGCGGTGGTCAGTTTGTTAAGGCTGGGGAAATAATTGTTAGACAAAGAGGTACAAAGTTTCATAAAGGCAAAAACGTTGGCCTTGGAAGAGATTATACAATATTTGCGCTTTCATCTGGTAAGGTGGAGTTTAAAACTGTGAAGGGACGAAAATATGTAAGTATTGTTTAG